In Cercospora beticola chromosome 3, complete sequence, the following proteins share a genomic window:
- a CDS encoding uncharacterized protein (CAZy:GT69) — translation MQPRRRKDSGLLGRFQPTKAGTTRKRRDAYNSAPKRWAKYAAIILLAWTVIEVLLAKNAISREAATKSPALGGEKIFITSIHWTSENMLRYNWIPQVIELTKAIGRENVFLSIYESGSLDDSKGALRELDAQLEAAGISRRIVLENTTHLEEMEKRPPVGVKKEGFIQTPETGPTTGIPGFDYTPSGKMELRRIPYLAKARNLALDPLFELHDKGLKFDKVLFLNDVVFDNHDIQTLLHTNEGEYGAACSLDFSKPPSLYDTFALRDIDGKEPLMQTWPFFGNGKSRKALKNSKPVRVKSCWNGMVAMPAEAFYGGYRSLNFRALPDSLADSHLEASECCLIHADSPFSTWKGVYLNPNVRVGYQPEAYGVVHKANWVSTFRAVHGIWMNRLLRWTSFIRHRTSTIQQRIAEWKAASETHFEGGDFCAIDEMQVIYEFGWAHV, via the coding sequence ATGCAACCCCGTCGGCGGAAGGACTCTGGCCTCCTCGGACGCTTCCAACCTACGAAAGCGGGCACCACCCGCAAACGTCGAGATGCCTACAACTCGGCGCCTAAGCGATGGGCCAAGTATGCTGCCATCATACTGCTGGCCTGGACAGTGATCGAGGTCCTACTCGCCAAAAATGCCATCAGTCGCGAGGCTGCCACAAAATCCCCGGCCCTTGGCGGAGAGAAGATCTTCATAACCTCGATTCACTGGACCTCAGAGAATATGCTACGATACAACTGGATCCCACAGGTGATAGAGCTGACGAAGGCTATCGGCCGCGAGAATGTCTTTCTCAGCATCTACGAGAGTGGGAGTTTGGACGACAGTAAAGGCGCCTTGCGAGAGCTCGACGCTCAACTAGAAGCAGCTGGCATCAGTCGGAGAATTGTGCTGGAGAATACGACGCAtttggaggagatggagaagagaccTCCTGTAggcgtgaagaaggagggGTTCATTCAGACACCAGAGACAGGACCTACGACGGGGATACCGGGCTTTGACTACACACCATCGGGCAAGATGGAGTTGAGAAGGATACCTTACCTTGCGAAGGCAAGGAATCTGGCATTGGATCCGCTGTTTGAGCTGCACGATAAGGGGTTGAAGTTCGACAAGGTCCTGTTCTTGAATGATGTTGTATTCGACAATCATGACATTCAGACTCTACTGCACACGAACGAGGGAGAATATGGCGCTGCATGCTCATTGGACTTTTCCAAACCTCCTAGTCTGTATGACACATTTGCTTTGAGGGATATTGATGGCAAGGAGCCACTGATGCAAACATGGCCATTCTTCGGTAATGGGAAGAGTCGAAAAGCTCTCAAGAACAGCAAACCCGTGAGAGTGAAAAGCTGCTGGAATGGCATGGTCGCTATGCCGGCGGAGGCCTTCTACGGTGGCTACCGATCACTGAATTTCCGTGCTCTGCCCGACAGTCTGGCAGACTCACATCTCGAAGCTTCGGAATGCTGTCTGATTCACGCCGACAGCCCCTTCTCGACATGGAAAGGCGTGTACCTAAACCCAAACGTGCGTGTTGGCTATCAGCCAGAAGCCTATGGAGTGGTACACAAGGCGAATTGGGTCTCAACGTTCCGAGCTGTCCATGGTATCTGGATGAATCGACTGCTGCGCTGGACTTCGTTCATCAGGCATCGGACTTCGACCATACAGCAGAGGATTGCAGAGTGGAAAGCAGCGTCCGAAACGCATTTTGAGGGCGGAGACTTTTGCGCGATAGATGAGATGCAGGTCATCTACGAATTTGGCTGGGCTCATGTTTGA
- a CDS encoding uncharacterized protein (BUSCO:EOG092642I5), which produces MLCAISGEAPQEPVASRKSGNVFEKRLIQAYISEHGTDPVNGEELSVDDLVDLKQSRTVKPRPPTLTSIPALLSTFQNEWDAIILEAYQLKQQLAETRQELSTALYYNDAAQRVIARLQKERDEARDALSRVSVSGSANGANGTNGDAMQVDNQPLSGNAAAKVTETQERLSSTRKQRAVPQDWATGDHIQTYDVKASAETQFTGAKHLAADSSGDFFLTGDSDGTMGIFDLGAGSFTTRSNLGAGAILSGAWANDKQAVSTANGTVVVAQDGAVLGKFQQHAGAANALASHPSGDLLVSAGYDKSYIVYDLSTMQVMTQVYGDIELTSIAFHPDGHLIAAGGADGSLRLYDVKSSQLAHTFPSPSGANPVSAITFSENGTWLASANSGQTTVTVWDLRKLKALRTIDAGLAVTGLAWDYTGQFLAASGPGGVVVSQYTKSSKTWSTPLTKALHALDVKWGSKAQSLVALTDSALVVLGA; this is translated from the exons ATGTTGTGCGCAA TCTCCGGCGAGGCGCCGCAAGAGCCGGTGGCCAGTCGCAAGAGTG GCAATGTCTTCGAAAAGCGCTTGATCCAGGCTTACATCTCCGAGCATGGTACCGATCCCGTCAATGGCGAAGAGCTCTCCGTGGACGACCTCGTGGACCTCAAACAATCGCGCACCGTTAAGCCTCGACCTCCAACCCTCACTTCGATTCCGGCACTCCTCTCGACTTTCCAGAACGAATGGGATGCGATTATCCTTGAGGCGTACCAATTGAAGCAACAGCTTGCGGAGACGAGACAGGAGTTGAGCACTGCGCTATATTACAATGATGCAGCCCAAAGAGTCATTGCGCGCTTGCAGAAAGAGCGCGATGAGGCTCGGGATGCCTTGTCGAGAGTGTCAGTCAGTGGCAGTGCGAACGGCGCGAATGGCACGAATGGAGATGCGATGCAGGTCGACAACCAGCCACTGTCTGGAAATGCTGCAGCCAAGGTGACGGAAACACAAGAGCGTCTTTCGAGCACACGCAAGCAACGCGCTGTGCCACAAGATTGGGCCACCGGCGATCACATTCAAACCTACGATGTCAAGGCTTCTGCAGAGACCCAATTCACTGGGGCGAAGCACCTGGCGGCTGACTCCTCcggcgacttcttcttgactGGCGATTCGGATGGGACCATGGGCATCTTCGACCTGGGAGCAGGCTCTTTCACAACGAGAAGCAATCTTGGCGCTGGCGCTATTCTCAGTGGTGCTTGGGCGAATGATAAGCAGGCTGTGTCGACTGCGAACGGAACGGTCGTGGTGGCTCAGGATGGTGCTGTATTGGGCAAATTCCAGCAACATGCCGGAGCTGCCAACGCACTTGCTAGTCATCCAAGCGGCGATCTCCTGGTCTCTGCTGGCTACGACAAGAGCTATATCGTATACGATCTGAGCACAATGCAAGTCATGACGCAGGTCTATGGTGATATTG AACTCACAAGTATTGCCTTCCATCCTGATGGTCACCTAATCGCCGCAGGAGGCGCCGATGGATCTCTCCGATTGTACGATGTGAAGAGCTCGCAGCTGGCACACACTTTCCCGTCACCTTCGGGAGCCAACCCTGTATCAGCAATTACCTTCTCCGAAAATGGAACCTGGCTCGCGTCTGCCAATTCTGGTCAGACCACAGTGACAGTCTGGGATTTGCGGAAACTCAAAGCACTGCGCACCATCGATGCAGGTCTAGCGGTAACTGGCCTCGCTTGGGACTACACTGGACAATTCTTGGCTGCAAGTGGCCCTGGCGGAGTTGTCGTCTCACAATATACTAAGAGCAGCAAAACATGGAGCACGCCCCTGACCAAGGCTCTTCATGCGCTGGACGTGAAGTGGGGTTCCAAAGCACAGAGCCTTGTGGCGCTGACAGACAGTGCCTTGGTCGTTTTGGGGGCATGA
- a CDS encoding uncharacterized protein (BUSCO:EOG09260HMA) — protein sequence MDVNQVLAGTLSPDANTRSQAEQQLQQAAEQDFSQYLTTLASGLANEQADATVRMAAGLALKNSFSARDYTRLREVQQRWLEQIDPQIKTQVKQLALQTLESNDARAGQSAAQFIAAIAAIDLPREQWPELMATLVKNVGNGSDRTKQSSLTTIGFICETDDQDLRDSLAQHSNAILTAVVQGARKEEPNVDIRNAAITALGDSLEFVRTNFENEGERNYIMQVICEATQAEDTRIQQGAYGCLNRIMGLYYDKMRFYMEKALFGLTIQGMKNDEEDVAKLAVEFWCTVCEEEISIEDDNAQAQAEGSTELRAYFNFARVATQEVVPVLLELLAKQDEDAGDDEYNISRAAYQCVQLWAQAVGSQVVPQVLAFVEKNLRSEDWHYRDAAVSAFGAMMEGPDEKVLDPLVKQALPVLIQMMGDAHVQVRDSAAFALGRICEAVSDSIDPQEHLQPLITALFQGLASHPKMASSCCWALMNLADRFAGEPGCQTNALSQHFQASVQHLLQLTESTPDNMLRTAAYEVLNAFVTNAANDCVHMVASLCEVVFQRLESTINVQVVSVEERLTLDELRTSLASVIMAIVQRLEKEIAPQADRIMLLSLQLLQALPPKSSAPDTVFATIGALANALEGDFDKYMKDVQPFLLKALNNQEEPQVCSIAIGLVTDIARALDQKVQPYCNDFMNSLLTNLRSTTLGNQFKPAILQSFGDIAQAIGGEFEPYLSVVAQVLQQAAGISTQENASSFEMLDYIVSLREGIMDAWSGIVMALRGSNKQQLLQPYIESIFQLLHSVYLDPNRTEALLRSSMGVIGDISEAFPGGEISQFFRHEWLTSMARETRANKDFSQRTQDTARWAREQIKQQSARPPIMVEITEIEIDIDAIFTPHSSNGINTPVLGPAHRGKKKEISFEEQLDFLLLTSKLTVREVSNMTSPRVAEARISKLVQTAITIVADEHKLPRQEIKYAYDVTQQDNGVFLRRAAETSMNGIYRDAMAAAPAHGDAEGGDQEAVDGEGSE from the exons ATGGACGTCAATCAGGTCCTGGCCGGCACTCTCTCGCCAG ACGCGAACACTCGATCACAGgccgagcagcagctgcaacagGCTGCCGAGCAGGACTTC TCCCAATACCTCACCACCCTTGCCAGCGGACTCGCCAATGAGCAAGCCGACGCCACTGTGCGCATGGCCGCCGGCCTCGCGCTCAAGAACTCCTTCTCCGCCCGTGATTACACCCGCCTCCGCGAAGtccagcagcgatggctCGAGCAAATAGACCCCCAGATCAAGACCCAGGTCAAGCAGCTTGCCCTGCAGACACTCGAATCGAACGATGCCCGAGCAGGACAATCAGCGGCGCAGTTCATTGCCGCCATTGCTGCTATCGATCTGCCCCGAGAGCAATGGCCGGAGCTGATGGCAACACTCGTCAAGAATGTGGGCAACGGATCAGACCGCACAAAACAATCCTCTCTCACCACAATTGGTTTCATCTGCGAAACAGACGATCAGGACTTGAGGGATAGTCTGGCACAACACAGCAATGCTATTTTGACTGCGGTTGTGCAAGGTGCACGGAAAGAGGAGCCAAACGTAGACATCCGAAATGCTGCCATTACAGCCCTCGGCGACTCTCTTGAGTTCGTGCGAACCAACTTCGAAAATGAGGGCGAGCGCAACTACATCATGCAGGTCATCTGCGAAGCTACACAGGCCGAAGACACCCGAATCCAGCAGGGTGCTTACGGATGCCTGAACCGAATCATGGGCTTGTACTACGACAAGATGCGCTTCTATATGGAGAAGGCACTTTTCGGCCTGACGATTCAGGGCATGAagaatgacgaagaagatgttgcCAAATTGGCTGTGGAATTCTGGTGCACAGtgtgcgaagaagagatcaGTATCGAGGACGACAATGCTCAGGCACAGGCAGAGGGCAGCACCGAGCTGCGGGCATACTTCAACTTCGCACGTGTTGCGACTCAAGAAGTTGTGCCTGTGCTGTTGGAGCTGCTCGCAAAGCAGGACGAGGATGCGGGCGATGACGAATACAATATCTCACGCGCAGCATACCAGTGTGTCCAGCTCTGGGCGCAGGCTGTTGGCAGCCAGGTCGTACCCCAAGTCCTGGCTTTCGTGGAGAAGAACTTGCGAAGCGAAGACTGGCACTATCGGGACGCAGCCGTATCTGCTTTTGGCGCGATGATGGAGGGCCCGGATGAGAAGGTCCTTGATCCTCTCGTCAAGCAAGCTCTTCCCGTGTTGATTCAGATGATGGGCGACGCCCACGTCCAGGTCAGAGATTCTGCCGCTTTCGCACTTGGCAGAATTTGTGAAGCAGTCTCGGACAGCATCGATCCACAGGAACACCTGCAGCCACTTATCACCGCACTTTTCCAAGGTCTGGCCTCGCACCCAAAGATGgccagctcttgctgctgggCACTTATGAACTTGGCCGATCGATTCGCTGGCGAACCCGGTTGTCAGACAAATGCACTTTCCCAGCACTTCCAGGCCAGCGTTCAACACTTGCTCCAGCTTACCGAGAGCACCCCTGACAACATGCTTCGCACTGCGGCATACGAAGTGCTCAACGCATTCGTCACTAATGCTGCCAATGACTGCGTGCACATGGTTGCTAGCTTGTGCGAAGTTGTCTTCCAGCGCCTTGAGAGCACGATCAATGTGCAAGTGGTCTCTGTGGAGGAGCGACTCACTCTTGATGAGCTCCGCACATCCCTCGCATCTGTCATCATGGCCATCGTTCAGCGCCTCGAGAAAGAGATCGCCCCACAAGCTGATCGCATCATGTTGCTCTCCCTACAGTTGTTGCAAGCTCTGCCACCCAAGTCCAGTGCACCCGACACCGTGTTTGCCACTATTGGCGCGCTCGCAAACGCTCTGGAGGGCGACTTCGACAAGTACATGAAAGACGTTCAACCTTTCCTGCTCAAGGCGCTGAACAACCAGGAAGAGCCACAGGTCTGCTCGATTGCAATCGGCCTCGTTACTGACATCGCCCGTGCGCTCGATCAGAAGGTCCAGCCATACTGCAACGACTTTATGAACAGTCTCCTCACCAATCTCCGCAGCACCACGTTGGGGAATCAATTCAAGCCGGCGATCCTGCAGTCGTTTGGTGATATTGCTCAAGCTATCGGTGGCGAATTCGAGCCTTACCTCTCCGTTGTCGCCCAGGTTCTTCAGCAAGCTGCAGGCATCAGCACACAGGAAAATGCATCGAGTTTCGAGATGCTGGACTACATCGTGTCCCTTCGTGAAGGCATTATGGACGCCTGGAGCGGGATCGTCATGGCATTACGAGGATCGAACAAGCAGCAACTGCTCCAACCCTACATCGAATCGATCTTCCAGCTTCTACACAGCGTATACCTCGACCCGAACCGGACTGAAGCACTCTTGAGATCTAGCATGGGTGTCATTGG CGACATCTCCGAGGCTTTCCCCGGAGGCGAAATCAGCCAGTTCTTCCGACACGAGTGGCTCACGTCCATGGCCCGTGAGACTCGTGCCAACAAAGACTTCTCCCAACGTACGCAAGACACTGCTCGCTGGGCCCGAGAGCAGATCAAGCAGCAATCAG CACGACCACCCATCATGGTCGAAATCACCGAAATCGAAATCGACATTGACGCTATCTTTACACCTCACTCGTCCAACGGAATCAATACCCCAGTCCTCGGACCCGCCCACcgtggcaagaagaaggagatctccTTCGAAGAGCAACTCGATTTCCTTCTACTCACCAGCAAGTTGACGGTTCGCGAAGTCTCAAACATGACTTCGCCGCGTGTGGCCGAGGCTAGGATCTCGAAGCTTGTTCAGACGGCTATTACCATAGTCGCTGATGAGCACAAGTTGCCGAGACAAGAGATCAAGTATGCCTACGATGTCACGCAGCAGGACAATGGGGTTTTCTTGAGGCGGGCTGCGGAGACTTCGATGAACGGGATTTATAGAGATGCTatggctgctgctccagctcacGGAGATGCTGAGGGTGGTGATCAGGAGGCGGTCGATGGTGAAGGATCTGAGTAG